The Cyprinus carpio isolate SPL01 chromosome B17, ASM1834038v1, whole genome shotgun sequence genome has a window encoding:
- the LOC109106800 gene encoding transmembrane protein 151B-like codes for MSPPASAATASESSTTNVFEDDPDGTREEQRPVKQSLSKSMCREVFWKCLLLSMLMYGCMGAMVWCHVTKVTRLTFDSAYKGKSMMYHDSPCSDGYIYIPLAFLIMLYVVYLVECWHCHAKNELQYKVHVEGIYERVQRMQQAKPCIWWKAISYHYVRRTRQVTRYRNGDAYTTTQVYHERVNTHVAEAEFDYGHCGVKDVSKQLAGLEKSAITKLRFTKCFSFANVESENTYLTQRARFFTDNEGLDDYMEAREGMHLKNVDFKEYMVAFSNPDHHPWYVSNYIFWTAAFLTLSWPLRVLTEYSTAYVHYRVEKLFGADYIPVTPCDERPYCRRIPRVNTIDSTELEWHIRSNQQLVPSYSEAGLMDLAQRSGGVRQNCERCHRAISSSSVFSRSALSICNGSPRIPFSGSRFSMGRLYGSRRSCFWRSGSGSLDEPESPSENTRCLSGRISVDEEDPPPYQDALYFPVLIVHCNESCPNHRSFHRNGSCVETSL; via the exons ATGTCCCCTCCAGCTTCCGCTGCTACAGCCAGTGAGAGCAGCACCACCAATGTGTTCGAGGACGACCCAGACGGCACTAGAGAGGAG CAGAGGCCTGTGAAACAGTCACTGAGCAAGTCCATGTGCAGAGAGGTGTTCTGGAAATGCCTGCTGCTGTCTATGCTCATGTACGGCTGCATGGGAGCCATGGTGTGGTGCCACGTCACCAAGGTCACCCGGTTGACCTTTGACAGTGCCTACAAAGGGAAGTCCATGATGTATCATGACAGTCCCTGCTCCGATGGCTACATCTACATCCCCCTGGCCTTCCTCATCATGCTTTATGTCGTTTACCTGGTGGAGTGCTGGCACTGTCATGCCAAAAATGAGCTTCAGTATAAAGTCCATGTGGAGGGGATTTACGAAAGAGTCCAGAGGATGCAGCAGGCCAAGCCTTGCATCTGGTGGAAGGCTATCAGCTACCACTACGTTCGACGGACACGGCAAGTCACAAGGTACCGCAACGGAGACGCGTACACAACCACACAAGTGTATCACGAGAGGGTGAACACGCATGTAGCCGAGGCAGAGTTTGACTATGGCCACTGTGGAGTTAAGGATGTCTCCAAGCAGCTAGCTGGTCTGGAAAAGTCAGCCATCACCAAACTGAGGTTCACTAAGTGCTTTAGCTTCGCCAACGTGGAGTCCGAAAACACTTATTTGACTCAACGGGCAAGGTTCTTCACCGACAACGAAGGACTGGATGATTATATGGAGGCTCGGGAGGGGATGCACCTGAAAAACGTAGACTTCAAAGAGTACATGGTTGCCTTCTCTAACCCGGACCACCATCCTTGGTACGTCTCCAACTACATCTTCTGGACAGCGGCCTTTCTTACCTTATCCTGGCCGCTACGGGTGCTGACCGAATACAGCACAGCTTACGTCCATTACCGTGTGGAAAAGCTCTTTGGTGCCGACTACATACCTGTGACGCCCTGCGACGAGAGACCTTACTGTAGACGCATCCCAAGGGTCAACACTATTGACAGCACTGAATTAGAGTGGCATATTCGCTCCAACCAGCAGCTGGTGCCCAGCTACTCCGAGGCGGGTCTGATGGACCTGGCACAACGTTCAGGAGGCGTCAGACAGAACTGCGAACGGTGCCATCGTGCCATCAGCAGCTCCTCTGTGTTCTCCCGCAGTGCCCTCAGCATCTGCAATGGCAGTCCACGGATCCCCTTCAGCGGGAGTCGCTTCTCCATGGGAAGACTGTACGGTTCCCGCCGCAGTTGCTTCTGGAGAAGTGGGAGCGGCAGTCTGGACGAACCCGAGAGCCCAAGCGAGAACACTCGATGCCTGTCCGGACGGATCAGTGTTGACGAGGAAGACCCACCACCCTACCAGGATGCACTGTATTTCCCTGTGCTTATCGTCCATTGCAATGAGAGTTGCCCCAATCATCGCTCCTTCCATAGGAATGGCTCTTGCGTGGAGACGTCTTTATGA